Proteins encoded in a region of the Brevefilum fermentans genome:
- the glpX gene encoding class II fructose-bisphosphatase, which yields MENLTTQKPTRNIALELVRVTEGAAMAAARHFGRGSKIEADKAAVDAMRFLLNEIDLDGTIIIGEGEKDKAPMLYNGEKVGTGELPVLDMAVDPVEGTELVAKGMPNAIATIAAAPPGTMFNPGPMFYMSKIAVGYEARDVIDIYAPVKDNLNKIAHAKGMDIDELTVVILDRPRHKRLIHEVRDCGARIRLIPDGDVAGALMTAWPGTGIDVLMGVGGTPEAVLAACGLGAMRGTMQGILWPRNVEDRRLAKAAGIDLTRVLTLDDLVSSNDTFFVATGISDGTLLDGVNYSGDFVRTHSLVTRGLTHTVREIVSHHHLDTLQKISPIAY from the coding sequence ATGGAAAACCTCACAACGCAAAAACCAACCCGGAATATTGCCCTGGAACTCGTTCGAGTTACAGAGGGAGCCGCAATGGCAGCCGCGCGCCACTTTGGTCGCGGATCAAAAATCGAGGCTGATAAGGCAGCAGTGGATGCGATGCGCTTTTTGTTGAATGAGATCGATCTGGATGGAACGATCATCATCGGTGAGGGTGAGAAAGACAAGGCGCCGATGCTCTATAATGGCGAGAAGGTCGGCACCGGCGAGCTGCCTGTATTGGATATGGCGGTTGACCCTGTGGAAGGCACAGAATTGGTTGCCAAAGGCATGCCAAATGCGATTGCCACCATAGCGGCTGCCCCGCCAGGGACCATGTTTAACCCGGGCCCGATGTTTTACATGTCAAAAATTGCCGTCGGTTATGAAGCCAGGGACGTGATTGATATTTACGCTCCCGTGAAAGACAACCTCAACAAAATTGCGCATGCCAAGGGTATGGACATCGATGAATTAACTGTGGTGATTCTGGACCGCCCCCGGCATAAGCGTTTGATCCATGAGGTGCGCGATTGTGGCGCACGGATCCGTTTGATTCCCGACGGCGATGTAGCCGGTGCCCTGATGACTGCCTGGCCGGGAACTGGAATCGATGTCCTGATGGGCGTTGGCGGAACGCCCGAGGCTGTGCTGGCTGCCTGTGGCTTAGGCGCAATGCGGGGCACGATGCAGGGCATTCTCTGGCCGCGCAATGTTGAAGACCGCCGGCTGGCAAAAGCTGCTGGCATTGATTTAACACGTGTCCTGACCCTGGACGACCTGGTTTCCTCAAATGACACCTTTTTTGTCGCCACTGGTATTTCCGACGGAACGCTTTTGGATGGTGTCAATTACTCCGGGGATTTTGTCCGCACCCACAGCCTGGTGACGCGCGGTCTGACCCACACGGTGCGCGAGATTGTTTCCCACCATCATCTGGATACCCTTCAAAAAATCAGCCCGATTGCCTATTAG